A DNA window from Streptomyces sp. 71268 contains the following coding sequences:
- a CDS encoding RNA polymerase-binding protein RbpA produces MASGNAIRGSRVGAGPMGEAERGESAPRLRISFWCSNGHETQPSFASDAQIPETWDCPRCGFPAGKDRENPPDPPRTEPYKTHLAYVRERRSDADGEAILAEALAKLRGEI; encoded by the coding sequence GTGGCAAGTGGCAACGCGATCCGAGGAAGTCGGGTCGGAGCGGGGCCGATGGGGGAGGCGGAGCGAGGCGAGTCAGCGCCGCGCCTCCGCATTTCCTTCTGGTGCTCGAACGGGCACGAGACTCAGCCGAGCTTCGCCAGCGATGCGCAGATTCCCGAAACATGGGACTGTCCGCGCTGCGGCTTCCCCGCCGGAAAGGACCGGGAGAACCCGCCGGACCCGCCGCGCACCGAGCCGTACAAGACGCACCTCGCCTACGTGCGGGAGCGGCGCAGCGACGCGGACGGCGAGGCGATCCTCGCGGAGGCGCTGGCCAAGCTCCGCGGCGAGATCTGA
- a CDS encoding heme o synthase: MTAVESRPAGSLSTQSTSHRPFGARARAFLALTKPRVIELLLMTTVPVMFLAAEGVPDLWLVLATCVGGFMSAGGAGAFNMYIDRDIDALMDRTSQRPLVTGMVSPRECLVFAYTLTVVSTVWLWVLVNPLSSMLALGALLFYVLVYTMLLKRRTAQNIVWGGIAGCMPVFVGWSAVTNSVSWAGVVLFLVIFFWTPPHYWPLSMKVKDDYERVGVPMLPVVAGNKVVARQIVLYSWVMVAVSLALWPLGYTGWFYPVVAALLGAFWLKEAHALQSRAKSGVTGAKLKEMRLFHWSITYVSLLFVAVAVDPFLR; the protein is encoded by the coding sequence GTGACGGCCGTCGAATCCCGTCCTGCGGGGTCGCTCTCTACCCAGAGCACCAGTCACCGGCCGTTCGGGGCCCGTGCCAGGGCGTTCCTCGCGTTGACGAAGCCGCGCGTCATCGAGCTGCTGCTGATGACGACCGTTCCGGTGATGTTCCTGGCCGCCGAGGGCGTTCCCGACCTCTGGCTGGTGCTCGCCACGTGCGTGGGCGGCTTCATGTCCGCCGGCGGGGCCGGTGCGTTCAACATGTATATCGACCGGGACATCGACGCGCTGATGGACCGCACCTCCCAGCGGCCCCTGGTGACCGGCATGGTCTCGCCGCGCGAGTGCCTGGTCTTCGCCTACACCCTCACCGTGGTCTCCACCGTGTGGCTGTGGGTCCTGGTCAACCCGCTGTCCTCGATGCTCGCGCTGGGCGCCCTGCTCTTCTACGTCCTCGTGTACACGATGCTGCTCAAGCGGCGTACCGCGCAGAACATCGTCTGGGGCGGCATCGCCGGCTGCATGCCGGTCTTCGTCGGCTGGTCCGCCGTGACCAACTCCGTCTCCTGGGCCGGCGTGGTCCTCTTCCTGGTCATCTTCTTCTGGACGCCGCCGCACTACTGGCCGCTGTCGATGAAGGTGAAGGACGACTACGAGCGCGTGGGCGTGCCGATGCTGCCGGTCGTGGCGGGCAACAAGGTCGTGGCCCGGCAGATCGTGCTCTACAGCTGGGTGATGGTCGCGGTCTCGCTGGCGCTGTGGCCACTCGGCTACACCGGCTGGTTCTACCCCGTGGTCGCCGCCCTGCTCGGCGCGTTCTGGCTCAAGGAGGCGCACGCCCTCCAGTCGCGGGCCAAGTCCGGTGTGACGGGCGCCAAGCTCAAGGAGATGCGCCTGTTCCATTGGTCCATCACCTACGTCTCGCTGCTGTTCGTGGCCGTGGCCGTGGACCCCTTCCTGCGCTGA
- the secG gene encoding preprotein translocase subunit SecG — protein sequence METGFSIALIIFSGLLMMLVLMHKGKGGGLSDMFGGGMQSSVGGSSVAERNLDRITVVVGLLWFACIVVLGVLMKLD from the coding sequence GTGGAAACTGGGTTCTCAATCGCCCTCATCATCTTCAGTGGGCTGTTGATGATGCTCGTGCTCATGCACAAGGGAAAGGGTGGCGGCCTGTCCGACATGTTCGGTGGCGGAATGCAGTCCTCTGTCGGCGGCTCTTCTGTCGCCGAGCGTAACCTTGACCGGATCACCGTTGTGGTCGGTCTGCTGTGGTTCGCATGCATCGTCGTGCTCGGCGTGCTGATGAAGCTGGATTAA
- the opcA gene encoding glucose-6-phosphate dehydrogenase assembly protein OpcA, whose amino-acid sequence MNIDLTDTTSSQINSALVRARRASGTPAVGMVLTLVIVTDEGNHYDALKAASEASKEHPSRILVVIRRPGRSPRDRKIARLDAEVRVGGESNTGETVLLRLHGELASHAHSAVLPLLLPDAPVVVWWPEDAPENPSDDLLGQLAARRITDAQATEDPVATLALRAGTYTPGDTDLAWTRITPWRSVLAAALDQKHAPITSASVEGEAYNPSSELLALWLADRLGVPVERTVSEGPGLTAVRLETADGTICLDRADGSLAELAMPGQPDRHVALHRRDTAELIAEELRRLDPDETYAAAVKYGVQRLGAGASAAKGAAKAGAARGESAAPTAPAEAAPEGEGGDGAEAATKSGKKKAASSSARKAAST is encoded by the coding sequence ATGAACATCGATCTCACGGACACCACGTCCAGCCAGATCAACTCCGCACTGGTGCGGGCGCGCCGGGCCAGCGGGACGCCGGCGGTCGGGATGGTGCTCACGTTGGTGATCGTCACCGACGAGGGCAACCACTACGACGCGCTCAAGGCCGCGAGCGAGGCGTCCAAGGAACACCCCTCGCGCATCCTGGTCGTCATCCGCCGGCCCGGGCGCTCGCCACGCGACCGCAAGATCGCCCGGCTCGACGCCGAGGTCCGGGTGGGCGGTGAGAGCAACACCGGCGAAACGGTGCTGCTGCGCCTGCACGGCGAGTTGGCCAGCCACGCCCACTCGGCCGTGCTGCCGCTGCTGCTGCCCGACGCGCCGGTCGTGGTCTGGTGGCCGGAGGACGCGCCGGAGAACCCGAGCGATGACCTGCTCGGCCAGCTCGCCGCGCGCCGCATCACCGACGCCCAGGCCACCGAGGACCCGGTCGCCACGCTCGCCCTGCGGGCGGGCACCTACACCCCCGGCGACACGGACCTGGCCTGGACCCGGATCACCCCCTGGCGCAGCGTGTTGGCGGCGGCCCTGGACCAGAAGCACGCGCCGATCACCTCGGCCTCGGTCGAGGGCGAGGCGTACAACCCGAGCAGCGAGCTGTTGGCGCTCTGGCTCGCCGACCGGCTGGGGGTGCCGGTCGAGCGGACCGTCTCCGAGGGGCCCGGGCTCACGGCGGTGCGCCTGGAGACGGCCGACGGCACGATCTGCCTGGACCGCGCGGACGGCTCGCTGGCCGAGCTGGCGATGCCGGGTCAACCCGACCGGCACGTGGCGCTGCACCGGCGCGACACCGCCGAGCTGATCGCCGAGGAACTGCGGCGCCTGGACCCGGACGAGACGTACGCCGCCGCCGTCAAGTACGGCGTGCAGCGGCTGGGCGCGGGTGCCTCGGCGGCCAAGGGCGCCGCCAAGGCCGGCGCCGCGCGCGGTGAGTCCGCCGCGCCCACCGCGCCGGCTGAGGCCGCGCCGGAGGGCGAGGGCGGGGACGGGGCCGAGGCCGCGACCAAGTCGGGCAAGAAGAAGGCCGCCTCGTCTTCGGCCAGGAAGGCGGCGTCCACGTGA
- the pgl gene encoding 6-phosphogluconolactonase, with translation MSAPQIVVHRDKELMARAAAARLITRVVDAQAARGSASVVLTGGRNGNGLLAALAESPARDAIDWSRLDLWWGDERFLPEGDPERNVTQARQALLDAVPLDPARVHPMPASDGAYTGDADGAAAAYAAELATAAARETASPPAGAGGRGVPAFDVLLLGVGPDTHVASLFPELPAVRETERTVVGVHGAPKPPPTRISLTLPAIRAAREVWLLAAGGDKAGAVAIALSGAGEVQAPAAGARGQSRTLWLLDQSAAAELPRGLYPPSSP, from the coding sequence GTGAGTGCGCCGCAGATCGTGGTCCACCGCGACAAGGAGCTGATGGCCCGGGCCGCCGCCGCGCGGCTGATCACCCGGGTGGTCGACGCGCAGGCCGCCCGGGGTTCGGCCTCGGTCGTCCTCACCGGCGGCCGCAACGGCAACGGGCTGTTGGCGGCGCTGGCCGAGTCGCCGGCGCGGGACGCGATCGACTGGTCGCGGCTTGATCTGTGGTGGGGCGACGAGCGGTTCCTGCCGGAGGGCGACCCGGAGCGCAACGTGACCCAGGCCCGCCAGGCGTTGCTGGACGCGGTGCCGCTCGACCCGGCCCGGGTGCACCCGATGCCGGCGTCCGACGGCGCCTACACCGGGGACGCCGACGGGGCGGCCGCCGCGTACGCCGCGGAGCTGGCCACCGCCGCCGCGCGGGAGACCGCGTCGCCACCGGCCGGCGCCGGCGGTCGCGGCGTACCGGCCTTCGACGTGCTGCTCCTCGGCGTCGGCCCGGACACGCACGTCGCCTCGCTCTTCCCGGAGCTGCCCGCGGTGCGGGAGACCGAGCGGACGGTGGTCGGCGTGCACGGCGCGCCCAAGCCGCCGCCCACCCGGATCTCCCTGACGCTGCCGGCGATCCGCGCGGCCCGTGAGGTGTGGCTGCTCGCCGCGGGCGGCGACAAGGCGGGGGCCGTGGCCATAGCCCTCTCGGGGGCCGGCGAGGTGCAGGCCCCGGCCGCGGGCGCGCGCGGGCAGAGCCGCACCCTGTGGCTCCTCGACCAGAGCGCGGCGGCCGAGCTGCCCCGCGGCCTGTATCCGCCGTCCTCGCCCTGA
- the tkt gene encoding transketolase, producing the protein MSTKPTTTDLEWTELDQRAVDTARVLAMDAVQKVGNGHPGTAMSLAPAAYLLFQKLMRHDPSDANWTGRDRFVLSPGHTSLTLYIQLFLSGYGLELEDLKAFRTWGSKTPGHPEVGHTTGVETTTGPLGQGIANAVGMAMAARYERGLFDPEAPRGESPFDHTIWAIVSDGDLEEGISAEASSLAGHQKLGNLVALYDDNHISIEGDTATALSEDVLARYEAYGWHVQRIEQAPSGDFDVKALYAALKAAQEETERPSIIAARTIIAWPAPNAQNTEASHGSALGADEVAATKEVLGFDPERHFEVDEAVLAHARAVIERGRAARGDWDKRVLAWREANPERAAEFDRISAGELPAGWEKSLPSFPVGKDVATRKASGETLKALGAVIPELWGGSADLAGSNNTTIDASSSFLPADNPLPEANPYGRTVHFGIREHAMGSTMNGIALHGNTRVYGGTFLVFSDYMRPAVRLAALMKLPVTYVWTHDSIGLGEDGPTHQPVEHMAALRAIPGLNMVRPADANETAIAWREILRRHHDKPAPHGLALTRQNVPTYVANENTAKGGYVLREAEGGQAKVILIATGSEVQLAVEARERLQASGVPTRVVSMPSVEWFEEQDQAYRDSVLTPTVKARVAVEAGIGLTWYRFVGDHGRVVSLEHYGASADYKVLFHEFGITADAVVQAARESLDAAGR; encoded by the coding sequence GTGAGCACCAAGCCGACCACCACAGATCTTGAGTGGACCGAACTGGACCAGCGGGCCGTGGACACCGCCCGCGTCCTGGCCATGGATGCCGTGCAGAAGGTCGGTAACGGCCACCCTGGCACGGCCATGAGCCTGGCTCCCGCCGCGTACCTGCTCTTTCAGAAGTTGATGCGGCACGACCCCTCGGACGCGAACTGGACCGGCCGCGACCGGTTCGTTCTCTCCCCGGGCCACACCAGCCTCACGCTCTACATCCAGCTCTTCCTCTCCGGCTACGGCCTGGAGCTGGAGGACCTCAAGGCGTTCCGCACCTGGGGCAGCAAGACGCCGGGGCACCCCGAGGTCGGGCACACCACGGGCGTGGAGACCACCACCGGGCCGCTCGGTCAGGGCATCGCGAACGCGGTGGGCATGGCCATGGCCGCCCGCTACGAGCGCGGTCTCTTCGACCCCGAGGCCCCGCGCGGCGAGTCCCCCTTCGACCACACCATCTGGGCGATCGTCTCCGACGGCGACCTGGAGGAGGGCATCTCCGCCGAGGCGTCCTCGCTGGCCGGGCACCAGAAGCTGGGCAACCTGGTCGCGCTCTACGACGACAACCACATCTCGATCGAGGGCGACACCGCGACCGCGCTCTCCGAGGACGTGCTGGCCAGGTACGAGGCGTACGGCTGGCACGTGCAGCGCATCGAGCAGGCGCCCAGCGGCGACTTCGACGTCAAGGCGCTGTACGCGGCGCTGAAGGCGGCCCAGGAGGAGACGGAGCGGCCCTCGATCATCGCGGCCCGCACAATCATCGCCTGGCCGGCGCCGAACGCGCAGAACACCGAGGCGTCGCACGGCTCCGCGCTCGGCGCGGACGAGGTGGCGGCGACCAAGGAGGTGCTGGGCTTCGACCCGGAGCGGCACTTCGAGGTGGACGAGGCGGTGCTCGCGCACGCCCGCGCGGTCATCGAGCGCGGGCGCGCGGCCCGCGGCGACTGGGACAAGCGGGTCCTGGCCTGGCGCGAGGCCAACCCGGAGCGGGCCGCCGAGTTCGACCGGATCAGCGCGGGCGAGCTGCCGGCGGGCTGGGAGAAGTCGCTGCCGTCGTTCCCCGTCGGCAAGGACGTGGCCACCCGCAAGGCGTCCGGCGAGACGCTCAAGGCGCTGGGCGCGGTCATCCCCGAGCTGTGGGGCGGCTCCGCCGACCTCGCCGGTTCGAACAACACGACCATCGACGCCTCGTCCTCCTTCCTGCCGGCGGACAACCCGCTGCCGGAGGCGAACCCGTACGGGCGCACGGTGCACTTCGGCATCCGTGAGCACGCCATGGGCTCGACCATGAACGGCATCGCGCTGCACGGCAACACGCGCGTCTACGGCGGCACCTTCCTCGTCTTCTCCGACTACATGCGCCCGGCGGTGCGGCTCGCCGCGCTGATGAAGCTGCCGGTCACCTACGTGTGGACGCACGACTCCATCGGCCTCGGCGAGGACGGCCCGACCCACCAGCCCGTCGAGCACATGGCCGCGCTGCGCGCCATCCCGGGCCTGAACATGGTCCGTCCGGCCGACGCGAACGAGACGGCGATCGCCTGGCGCGAGATCCTGCGCCGGCACCACGACAAGCCGGCGCCGCACGGCCTCGCCCTGACCCGGCAGAACGTGCCCACCTACGTGGCCAACGAGAACACGGCCAAGGGCGGGTACGTGCTGCGCGAGGCCGAGGGCGGCCAGGCCAAGGTGATCCTCATCGCCACCGGCTCCGAGGTGCAGCTCGCCGTCGAGGCGCGCGAGCGGCTCCAGGCGTCCGGCGTGCCCACCCGCGTGGTGTCGATGCCGTCGGTCGAGTGGTTCGAGGAGCAGGACCAGGCCTACCGGGACAGCGTGCTGACGCCGACCGTGAAGGCCCGGGTCGCGGTCGAGGCCGGGATCGGCCTGACCTGGTACCGCTTCGTGGGCGACCACGGGCGTGTCGTCTCCCTTGAGCACTACGGCGCCTCGGCCGACTACAAGGTGCTGTTCCACGAGTTCGGCATCACCGCGGACGCGGTGGTCCAGGCCGCGCGGGAATCCCTCGACGCCGCCGGGCGCTGA
- the zwf gene encoding glucose-6-phosphate dehydrogenase — MSEPARGDNPLRDAQDRRLPRIAGPSGLVIFGVTGDLSRKKLMPAVYDLANRGLLPPGFSLIGFARRDWEDEDFAQVVHDAVKEHARTPFREEVWQQLAEGFRFVPGEFSDDEAFKQLKATIEELDAARGTGGNFAFYLSVPPKFFPTVVEQLKKHGLSEGQGDSWRRAVIEKPFGHDLASAQELNQVVHQVFRPSDVFRIDHYLGKETVQNILALRFANTMFEPLWNRSYVDHVQITMAEDIGIGGRAGYYDGIGSARDVIQNHLLQLLALTAMEEPASFDAKALVTEKLKVLTAVKLPHDLGRHTVRGQYTHGWQGGTEVCGYLEEEGIDPQSKTDTYAAIKLGIDNRRWAGVPFYLRTGKRLGRRVTEIAVVFQRAPHSPFDTTDTQELGQNALVIRVQPDEGVTIRFGSKVPGTSMEIRDVTMDFAYGESFTESSPEAYERLLLDVLLGDANLFPRHQEVEESWRILDPIEAYWDRHGRPEEYTAGTWGPKAADEMLARDGRSWRRP, encoded by the coding sequence TTGTCTGAACCCGCACGCGGTGACAACCCGCTGCGTGACGCCCAAGACCGACGGCTCCCGCGCATCGCGGGGCCGTCGGGCCTGGTCATCTTCGGCGTCACGGGCGATTTGTCGCGTAAAAAGCTGATGCCGGCCGTTTACGATCTGGCCAATCGCGGACTGCTGCCCCCAGGCTTCTCCCTCATCGGGTTCGCCCGGCGTGACTGGGAGGACGAGGACTTCGCCCAGGTCGTGCACGACGCGGTCAAGGAGCACGCCAGGACTCCGTTCCGCGAGGAGGTCTGGCAGCAGTTGGCCGAGGGCTTCCGCTTCGTCCCCGGCGAGTTCTCCGACGACGAGGCGTTCAAGCAGCTCAAGGCCACCATCGAGGAGCTGGACGCGGCGCGCGGCACGGGCGGCAACTTCGCCTTCTACCTGTCGGTGCCGCCCAAGTTCTTCCCCACCGTCGTCGAGCAGCTCAAGAAGCACGGCCTGTCCGAGGGCCAGGGCGACTCCTGGCGGCGCGCGGTCATCGAGAAGCCCTTCGGGCACGACCTGGCCAGCGCGCAGGAGCTCAACCAGGTCGTGCACCAGGTCTTCCGGCCGAGCGACGTCTTCCGCATCGACCACTACCTGGGCAAGGAGACGGTCCAGAACATCCTGGCGCTGCGCTTCGCCAACACGATGTTCGAGCCGCTGTGGAACCGCTCGTACGTGGACCACGTGCAGATCACCATGGCCGAGGACATCGGCATCGGCGGTCGGGCCGGGTACTACGACGGCATCGGCTCCGCCCGTGACGTGATCCAGAACCACCTGCTCCAGCTCCTCGCGCTGACCGCGATGGAGGAGCCGGCGTCTTTCGACGCCAAGGCCCTGGTCACCGAGAAGCTCAAGGTGCTCACGGCCGTCAAGCTGCCGCACGACCTGGGCCGGCACACCGTGCGAGGCCAGTACACGCACGGCTGGCAGGGCGGCACCGAGGTCTGCGGCTACCTCGAGGAAGAGGGCATCGACCCGCAGTCCAAGACCGACACGTACGCCGCCATCAAGCTGGGCATCGACAACCGTCGCTGGGCGGGCGTCCCGTTCTACCTGCGCACCGGCAAGCGCCTCGGCCGCCGGGTCACCGAGATCGCGGTGGTCTTCCAGCGCGCCCCGCACTCCCCCTTCGACACCACCGACACCCAGGAGCTGGGGCAGAACGCCCTGGTCATCCGGGTGCAGCCGGACGAGGGCGTGACGATCCGGTTCGGCTCCAAGGTGCCTGGCACCTCGATGGAGATCCGGGACGTGACCATGGACTTCGCCTACGGCGAGTCCTTCACTGAATCCAGCCCCGAGGCGTACGAGCGACTGCTGCTCGACGTGCTGCTCGGCGACGCCAACCTCTTCCCCCGCCACCAGGAGGTCGAGGAGTCCTGGCGCATCCTCGACCCGATCGAGGCGTACTGGGACCGGCACGGCAGGCCGGAGGAGTACACCGCCGGGACCTGGGGACCCAAGGCGGCGGACGAGATGCTCGCACGAGACGGACGGAGCTGGCGGCGGCCATGA
- the tal gene encoding transaldolase, which translates to MTDALKRLSDAGVAIWLDDLSRKRITSGNLAELIDQQHVVGVTTNPSIFQKAISKGDGYEQQLADLAVRGVTVEEAVRMITTADVRDAADILRPIFDATEGQDGRVSIEVDPRMAHRTDATVAEAKQLAWLVDRPNTLIKIPATKAGLPAITETIGRGISVNVTLIFSLERYREVMDAYLAGLEKAKAAGLDLAKIHSVASFFVSRVDTEIDKRLDDLGTEEAKQLKGKAALANARLAYQAYEEVFGSVDGSVAPSERFAALEKAHANRQRPLWASTGVKDPAYKDTLYVDDLVAPGTVNTMPEATLEATAARGEITGDTVRATYAQSRADLDALAGLGVSYDDVVRVLEEEGVEKFEASWTDLLKSTEAELARLTPAKD; encoded by the coding sequence ATGACAGACGCACTCAAGCGCCTCTCGGACGCAGGCGTCGCGATCTGGCTGGACGACCTGTCCCGCAAGCGGATCACCTCTGGCAACCTCGCCGAGCTGATCGACCAGCAGCACGTCGTCGGCGTCACGACCAACCCGTCGATCTTCCAGAAGGCCATCTCCAAGGGCGACGGGTACGAGCAGCAGCTCGCCGACCTCGCGGTGCGCGGGGTGACCGTCGAAGAGGCCGTCCGCATGATCACCACGGCGGACGTCCGGGACGCCGCCGACATCCTGCGGCCGATCTTCGACGCGACCGAGGGGCAGGACGGCCGGGTCTCCATCGAGGTGGACCCCCGCATGGCGCACCGTACGGACGCCACCGTCGCCGAGGCCAAGCAGCTCGCCTGGCTGGTGGACCGGCCGAACACGCTGATCAAGATCCCGGCGACCAAGGCGGGCCTTCCGGCGATCACCGAGACCATCGGCCGCGGCATCAGCGTCAACGTCACGCTGATCTTCTCCCTTGAGCGCTACCGCGAGGTCATGGACGCCTACCTGGCGGGCCTGGAGAAGGCCAAGGCCGCCGGGCTCGACCTCGCCAAGATCCACTCGGTGGCGTCGTTCTTCGTCTCCCGGGTCGACACCGAGATCGACAAGCGCCTGGACGACCTGGGCACCGAGGAGGCCAAGCAGCTCAAGGGCAAGGCCGCCCTCGCCAACGCCCGGCTCGCCTACCAGGCGTACGAGGAGGTCTTCGGCTCCGTGGACGGCTCGGTCGCGCCGTCGGAGCGGTTCGCCGCGCTGGAGAAGGCGCACGCCAACCGGCAGCGCCCGCTGTGGGCCTCGACCGGCGTGAAGGACCCGGCGTACAAGGACACGCTGTACGTGGACGACCTGGTCGCCCCGGGCACGGTCAACACCATGCCGGAGGCCACGCTGGAGGCCACCGCCGCGCGCGGCGAGATCACCGGCGACACCGTGCGCGCCACGTACGCGCAGTCGCGGGCCGACCTGGACGCCCTCGCCGGCCTCGGGGTCAGCTACGACGACGTGGTGCGGGTACTCGAAGAGGAGGGCGTCGAGAAGTTCGAGGCGTCCTGGACCGACCTGCTGAAGTCCACCGAGGCGGAGCTGGCGCGCCTCACTCCGGCGAAGGACTGA
- the pgi gene encoding glucose-6-phosphate isomerase, whose translation MNAEGRTRLDQMPEWIALGEHREQLGEVRLREVFAADPTRGERYALQVGDLYLDYSKHLVTDETLRLLRALAAASGVAELRDAMFRGDKINVTEDRSVLHTALRAPLSKVVESDGENVVPAVHAVLTKMATFSDRVRSGDWTGHTGKRIRTVVNIGIGGSDLGPAMAYDALRAYSARHLDFRFVSNVDGADLHEAIRDLDAAETLFIVASKTFTTIETITNATSARDWLLTELGAGQEAVAKHFVALSTNAEKVAEFGIDPANMFEFWDWVGGRYSYDSAIGLSLMIAIGHDRFREMLAGFHLIDEHFLNAPPEENVPLLLGLLGVWYGGFHDAQSHAVLPYSHYLSKFTAYLQQLDMESNGKSVDRAGRPVTWQTGPVVWGTPGTNGQHAYYQLLHQGTKLIPADLIGFAKPVDDLRPGLVDQHDLLMANLFAQGQALAFGKTADEVRAEGVAEELVPHKTFHGNRPTTTILASELTPSVLGQLIALYEHKVFVQGAIWNIDSFDQWGVELGKVLAKRVEPALRAAEQVPGLDNSTATLVSKYRALRGR comes from the coding sequence ATGAACGCTGAAGGCCGAACCCGGCTCGACCAGATGCCGGAGTGGATCGCGCTGGGAGAACACCGAGAGCAGCTCGGGGAGGTGCGCCTGCGCGAGGTGTTCGCGGCCGACCCCACGCGCGGTGAGCGCTACGCCCTCCAGGTCGGCGATCTCTACCTGGACTACTCCAAGCACCTGGTGACCGACGAGACGCTGCGGCTGCTGCGGGCGCTGGCCGCGGCGAGCGGCGTCGCCGAGCTGCGGGACGCGATGTTCCGCGGCGACAAGATCAACGTCACCGAGGACCGCTCCGTGCTCCACACGGCGCTGCGGGCCCCGCTGTCGAAAGTCGTCGAGTCCGACGGCGAGAACGTGGTGCCCGCCGTGCACGCGGTGCTCACCAAGATGGCGACCTTCTCCGACCGCGTCCGCTCGGGTGACTGGACCGGTCACACCGGTAAGCGGATCAGGACGGTCGTCAATATCGGTATCGGCGGCTCCGACCTGGGCCCCGCCATGGCCTATGACGCGCTGCGCGCGTACAGCGCACGCCACCTGGATTTCCGTTTCGTATCCAATGTGGACGGCGCCGACCTGCACGAGGCAATCCGCGATCTGGACGCGGCCGAGACGCTGTTCATCGTGGCCTCCAAGACCTTTACCACCATCGAGACGATCACCAATGCCACCTCCGCCCGCGACTGGCTGCTGACCGAGCTGGGGGCCGGCCAGGAAGCGGTGGCCAAGCACTTCGTCGCGCTGTCCACCAACGCGGAGAAGGTCGCCGAATTCGGCATCGATCCGGCCAACATGTTCGAGTTCTGGGACTGGGTCGGTGGACGTTACTCGTACGACTCCGCCATCGGGCTCTCCCTGATGATCGCCATCGGTCACGACCGGTTCCGGGAGATGCTCGCGGGCTTCCACCTGATCGACGAGCATTTCCTCAACGCGCCGCCCGAGGAGAACGTGCCGCTCCTCCTCGGCCTGCTCGGCGTCTGGTACGGCGGCTTCCACGACGCCCAGTCGCACGCGGTCCTGCCGTACAGCCACTACCTGTCCAAGTTCACGGCCTACCTCCAGCAGCTCGACATGGAGTCCAACGGCAAGTCGGTGGACCGCGCGGGCCGGCCGGTGACCTGGCAGACCGGGCCCGTGGTGTGGGGCACGCCCGGCACCAACGGCCAGCACGCCTACTACCAGTTGCTGCACCAGGGCACCAAGCTCATCCCCGCGGACCTGATCGGCTTCGCCAAGCCGGTGGACGACCTGCGGCCCGGCCTCGTGGACCAGCACGACCTGCTCATGGCCAACCTGTTCGCGCAGGGCCAGGCGCTGGCGTTCGGCAAGACGGCCGACGAGGTCAGGGCGGAGGGCGTGGCCGAGGAACTCGTGCCGCACAAGACGTTCCATGGCAACCGGCCGACCACCACCATCCTCGCCAGCGAGCTGACGCCCTCGGTGCTCGGACAGTTGATCGCGCTCTACGAGCACAAGGTCTTCGTGCAGGGCGCCATCTGGAACATCGACTCCTTCGACCAGTGGGGCGTCGAACTCGGCAAGGTCCTGGCCAAGCGGGTCGAGCCGGCACTGCGCGCCGCCGAACAGGTACCCGGCCTCGACAACTCGACGGCGACCCTGGTGTCCAAGTACCGGGCGCTGCGCGGGCGTTGA